The sequence AAAGATGCGATCTCAAAAATTGTACTACCTGCTCTACTGATTATAAGTTTAGCCTCATTTAATATTTTACCATACTCTTTCTCGTCAAAAATATTCGAAAAGGGCACGTAGTTTTTTTGGTCATTAAGTAACAAACCAGTTCTTAACCTTTTTGCCGACGGAAAATCAGAATCACCGACAAAATGAATAATTTTTATATCCTTATTTATTAAGTCTTTTAAGATTGCAAATATTTTAACGTTTATATTCCTAGCGCCTTGACTTCCGCCCAGTATAACTAAAGTATCGACAGATTCTTTTATCTTTTTGCCGGAATGCAAATTTCTTATAGGATTACCTGAAAAAACCAGTTTATTCTGTAATTTTTTATTATAATATTTCAACGGAAAAGAAACTGCCAATTTATCCGCAAAACGGAGAGAAAATTTATTAGCTAAACCTATTGAAAAATCTGATTCATGTATTAATATTCTTTTTCCTAATATCCTACCTGCTACAACAACAGGCAGAGACACATAGCTACCTTTTGAGAAAATAATATCCGGTTTATATCTTACTACGAGAAAAAGGCTCTGGAAAAAGCCGGCAATAATAAAAAAAATGTCAGTAAAATTACTAAAGGAAAAATACCGCCTAAGCTTTCCGGCGAATATTTTTTTAATTTTAAATCCCTTATTCGAAATAAGGATTTCATCCTTTTTACTTCGACTTGTTACAAAAAGAATCTTTGCTTTCTTATCTCTTCGACGTAACTCTTCTGCTATGGATAGAGCGGGAATTATGTGACCGGCTGTTCCACCAGCTACCACGAGGACTTTCATAAACTTCTCCTTTAACGCTTAATTTTGAAATATTTAAAAGTATACCGATACCGGCTAAGGAAGATATCAGAGAAGAACCCCCATAACTGATGAATGGAAGAGGTATACCTGTTAATGGAACTAAAGAAAGCATAGCAGCAATATTTATAGCAGCTTGAATAGTAAGCCAAGTAGTTATGCCAAAAGCTGTTAATCTGCCAAATGTGTCAGGTGAAAGCCTAGCTATTCGATAACCTCTATATGCTAAAACTATAAATAATAAAATAATTATTATAACTCTTAAAAACCCTATTTCTTCAGCCATTATTGCAAATATCGAATCTCCCATTGGTTCGGGCAAATAATTATATTTTTGCCTGCTTAATCCAAAACCTAAACCCAGTAACCCACCCGAACCTATTGCTAAAAGTGCCTGATTTATATGATAACCGATACCTTGTGTATCAGATGATGGGTCTAAAAAAACTGATAGTCTGGCAAATCTGTAAGAAGAGCTTTTAATAAGGAGCCAAACAACGGCCAATCCGGCAAAACCACCGAGAATTATCTGCTGCCAGCTAGCTCCTGCGATTACAAACATCGAAGCAGCTGTCAGTATTATAACAAGAGTGGTACCAAAGTCTGGCTGAAGAATGATCAAAAAAGCTATAAAAACAGTCATCAATACAAAAGGAATTAAACCGTACTGGAAATCCCGAAGCTTCTCTCCTCTATTCTCAAGCCATGCCGCCAAATATAAAACATAAGCTAATTTAGTAATTTCTGTAGGTTGTACATTTATAAAAGAACCAAAATGTAACCATCTTTTAGCACCACCATATTGAAATCCGATTAGAAATACTAATAATAAAAGAATTATTGTTAATATCAAAAAAATCGGACTAATTTTTTTCAACTTCCGGTAATCTATTAAATAAAAAAATATAAGAAAACCGATACCTATCAAGGCATTCACTATTTGTCTAATTACGTAATAATTATTACTTCCAAATTTTTCATAAGAAAGCACAACGCTGGCACTGGAAATCATAATAATACCGATAATTAGAAGAGCAAAAACAGTAATGCTTAATATATAATCAGATTTTCTACTTCTTATCTTTTCTCTCATTGTTCTCTTGATTAATTATTTGTTTGTATTACCGAACACCCATACCTATAAGACCGACTACTAATCCAATAGAGCCCATGACAGCCGAAATAATCCAAAGCCTCATAGTTATTTTAGGTTCCGGCCAACCCTTTGCTTCTAAATGATGATGCAATGGTGCACTTATAAAAATTTTCTTTTTAAAAAATTTCTTTGAAAAAAGTTGAATAATAGAAGAAAGGGTTTCAATAACAAAAACAAATCCTATTATTGGTAAAACTAGCACGGAATTTAATAATAAAGCAACTACCCCTAATGTTGCCCCTAATGCCATCGATCCTGTATCACCCATAAAAAATCTTGCCGGATAAACATTAAACCATAAAAAGGCTAAAAGAGCACCTAGTATACTACCGCAAAAAGCTGCTAATTCCAGCTTGCCCTTTGCAAAGGCAATTATAGCAAAAGCTCCGAAAGCAATTGCCAATAAGCCGGCTGCCAGACCATCTAAACCGTCAGTTATGTTTACGGAATTCATAGATGCAACCATTACAAATATAAATAAAATTATATAAAGCCAACCAATATTGAAATCTCCTACTCCTGGAATATGAATTGAATGAAAACCGAGCTTATAAAAAAACCACCAGGCGCCAATTGATGCAATAAGTATTTGCAGCGCCAGTTTTCTTAAAGCTCTAATACCTTTCTGTGCCCCAATGCTTAGAACATTAAATAAATCGTCAAACACGCCCAAAATGCCGGCCGATACCAAAACAAATAAAGGTAGCCATGTTTGAGAACGGCTTAAATTAAATAAAACAGTTACCAATAAAACTGAAACCCAAATTATTATCCCACCCATTGTTGGTGTATTTTTTTTTCTTTCATGCAAAGAATAAAAAACAGAAGACTTCTTCCCGTCTACCGCCTCTTCTCTAATCTGTTGCCTAATATTATATTTGTATAGAAAATGGGTAATGATAGGCGTAAACAGTAATGCAACACAAAAACTTACCGCAGTCATCAAAAAGATCTTTGGCATTAATAAGAAAAAATATACTTTAGATAAATAAGACATTTCCATGATTTAACCTAAAATTTAACATAAATTTAAATATAACTCAAAAGTTATCGTTTTTTCCAGAAACCTTCCTGTCTAACTAGGGATTCTTTAGCCTTAAACGGCTCTTTCATTATCATTGCTATCGCTTTCTCCAGCCTTACATTATTTTGCGACCCTTTCAACAAAACAGTATCACCACTTTTTATAATACCTTTTAAAAGATATCCCGCGTCAATAGAATTATCACAAAAGAAAATCTCCTTAGAATCCATACCGACCAGTTTCGCTTCATCGGTTATTATCTTGCCTCCTTTTCCCACTCCAATTAATAAATCTACTTTGTCGGCCGCTTCTCTACCTAGATTTTTATGTTCTTCGGTAAAAGAATCACCAAGTTCATTCATAGTGCCCAAAACAGCAATTTTCCTGCCAGACGCAATTTTATTTAGTGTTTCAATCGCTTGTTTCACAGATATAGGACTGGCATTATAAGAATCATCAATTATGATACTGTTGTTTATTCCCGAGATTAAATTCATCCTCCCTTTTACTGATTCAAAACCAGAAATTATACTCTGGATCTCCTCTATGGTGTAGTTATAGATAAAACCAACTGCAACCGCGGGTAGTAAAGAATAAATTACGTGTTCACCGATTGTTTTAACAGAAATCGGAAATTCCTTATTTTTGTATCTAATTTTAAAATTAGTTCCATTAATAGAAGTATTAATGTCAAAGGCTTGGACATCAGCATTATCAGATAAACCATAAGTTATAACTTTTGCCTTGGTCTTATCTTTTAAACTGATTACTCGCGAATCATCATAATTTAAAATAGCTGTATCGTCAGTAGTTAAGCTTGTTATAATTTTCCCTTTTTCTTTTAGGATATTATCAAGATTATCAAATTTTTCTAAATGAGCAGGGGCAATTGCCGTAAGAATAGAAATTTTAGGTTTAATAAAGCTTAAAAGATAAGAAATTTCGCCCGGTTTTTCTGTACCCATTTCTATAACTAATTTTTCAAGTTTATTACTTGATAAAACAGAAAATAAACACTTCAAAAGAGTAACCGGCCATAAAATTATATGATTTGGAATCTTCTGACCTAAAATAAATAAAGGGACTCCAATTTCTGTATTATATCCGCTTTCAAACTGCTGATTGGTTTGAAATTTCTCATTGATTAAAATAGATACTGCCTTTTTTGTTGTAGTTTTACCAACACTACCAGTTATCGCAATAATTTCGGGTTTATGTTTTGATAAATACCATTTTGCTAAATATTTCAGTAATGATTGAACTATTTTCTTCATAATTATTCTTTATTATTGGGCGGAATTTCTAAATAATTTAATATCTTTTTTGCTAATTCTCCGGCTACCGGAGCGGCTGTGCTTTCTGCCCATTGAACGCCTTGCGGTTCATCTATTTTAACTAGAATTATAAATTTAGCATCTTCTGCTGGAACAAATAGAATAAAAGATCCAATACTCTTATAAGCTTCATAACCATTACCGTCTTTTAAAGGTATTTGAGCTGTCCCTGTTTTCCCCGCAACCCTAAACCCAGGTATTTGAGCTTTTTTACCGTGGCCCTTTTCCACTACGCTAACCATCATTGCACTTAATATATTGGCAGTTTCTTTTTTTATAACCCTTTTTTTAGTTCGTTCCGGCTCTTTTGTACTACCGTCAGGTAAAATATATCTAGAAACTATATTGGGATTAACTAACTCACCACCATTTGCTATAGCTGAAGCAGCCGTAATAAACTGCAATGGAGTTACAGCAATACCCTGCCCAAAAGTAGCCGTAGCAAAATTAATATCTTTCCAGCTTTTAAAAGATTTTAAGACCCCAGTTTCTTCACCTAATAAACCAATGCCTGTTTTTCGCCCAAGACCAAAATTTTTAATATAATTGTAAAAGACTTCATTACCAATTGTATCTTTGATAAATATTGTTCCCGTATTAATTGAATTTTCCAATACCTCAGTCATTGTTCTTTTCCCGTAAACCTTATTACTTGCATTTCTAATAGTATAACCGCCAATTTTGACCTCGCCAGTATCAATATAAGTAGTATTAGGAAAAATCTTCCCGGTATCTATGCCTGCCGCCATAGTCAAAATCTTAAATATTGAACCAGGCTCATAGAGATGGGCGATGGCCGAATTTTTAAATAACTCATAATCTTTAATCTCATTATATTTATTAGGATCAAAGGTTGGATAATTAGCCATTGCCCATATATCACCGTTATCAGGATTCATGACTATAATGCTTCCGCCTGGCGATTTATGCTTCTCTACTGCATCTTTTAAATCTGCTTCTGCAAAACTTTGAATTACTCTATCAATTGTTAAAACTATATCTTGTCCATTTAACACGGGGTTTTCTTGTTTTAAGCTAGCAGTGATTTGCCTCCCGGAATTATCTTTTTCAAGGGTGACTTCCCCTGACTTACCTTTTAGCTGATCATTAAAGTAGCTTTCTATACCATACTGGCCTTCACCATCATTATTGATAAAACCAACAACATGAGAGGCTAATTCTCCTTCAGGATAATTCCTCCATTCTTCCGGAGAAAGCATGATACCCAATAAATCAGATTCTTCAATTTTAGAAACTTCCTCATTATTTAACTTATGTTTTATTGGCACATAAACTTTATCATTATTGATGAGATTGGATATTTCCTTACTGTCTATACCGAGAATATCTGATAATTTCTTCGAAGCTTCCTCCTTATTCTTAATCTGACGTGGAACAGCATAAACCATATTAAGAGTTTCATTAGTTGCTAAAGTA is a genomic window of bacterium CG_4_10_14_0_2_um_filter_33_32 containing:
- the ftsW gene encoding putative lipid II flippase FtsW, with the protein product MREKIRSRKSDYILSITVFALLIIGIIMISSASVVLSYEKFGSNNYYVIRQIVNALIGIGFLIFFYLIDYRKLKKISPIFLILTIILLLLVFLIGFQYGGAKRWLHFGSFINVQPTEITKLAYVLYLAAWLENRGEKLRDFQYGLIPFVLMTVFIAFLIILQPDFGTTLVIILTAASMFVIAGASWQQIILGGFAGLAVVWLLIKSSSYRFARLSVFLDPSSDTQGIGYHINQALLAIGSGGLLGLGFGLSRQKYNYLPEPMGDSIFAIMAEEIGFLRVIIIILLFIVLAYRGYRIARLSPDTFGRLTAFGITTWLTIQAAINIAAMLSLVPLTGIPLPFISYGGSSLISSLAGIGILLNISKLSVKGEVYESPRGSWWNSRSHNSRSIHSRRVTSKR
- a CDS encoding phospho-N-acetylmuramoyl-pentapeptide-transferase, producing the protein MEMSYLSKVYFFLLMPKIFLMTAVSFCVALLFTPIITHFLYKYNIRQQIREEAVDGKKSSVFYSLHERKKNTPTMGGIIIWVSVLLVTVLFNLSRSQTWLPLFVLVSAGILGVFDDLFNVLSIGAQKGIRALRKLALQILIASIGAWWFFYKLGFHSIHIPGVGDFNIGWLYIILFIFVMVASMNSVNITDGLDGLAAGLLAIAFGAFAIIAFAKGKLELAAFCGSILGALLAFLWFNVYPARFFMGDTGSMALGATLGVVALLLNSVLVLPIIGFVFVIETLSSIIQLFSKKFFKKKIFISAPLHHHLEAKGWPEPKITMRLWIISAVMGSIGLVVGLIGMGVR